The Arachis hypogaea cultivar Tifrunner chromosome 14, arahy.Tifrunner.gnm2.J5K5, whole genome shotgun sequence DNA window gataaaatcccccaaaataagcacaagataaaccaaaaaattgCGGTTTAtcagtcaactttgatcaaaggttggaccaagtcctcatagacatttgtgaagagggcgctcaatggaagagagattcaagagggaagccggttcaactaagaaggcatgacctcaagcccgtggctaggggatggttagagttcatccaacgctcaatcattccttcTAGCAACCGgtttgaagttactatagaccgggctatcatgatctagagcatcatgattggagaggaagtagaagttcatgaggttatatccctagaactctataaggtgacagacaagtcctctactttggtaaggttagccttccctcatctcatttgtcacctctgtaattcagctggaattgacatagaggaagatatcctcattgatgaggacaatcccatcactaagaaaagggtggagcaccaagagcattctatcctcctccatgaaattatagaagaccaaagagtcatgaaggaggagcaacaaaggcaaggaagagacattgaggagctcaaggactccataagatcttcaagaggaagaacaagctgccatcactaaggtggacccgttctttatattccttgttcttatttttctgtttttcgaaaattatgctttatgttttatttatgtttgtgtcttattacatgagtactagtgtcttagtatctatgccttaaagctatgaatgttccatgaatccatcacctttcttaaataaaaaatgttttctgaaaaagaaaaagaagtacatgaattttgaattttaaaatagattaattattttgatgtggtggcaatactttttgtttttctgaatgaatgcttgtacagtgcatattttttaattattgttcatgaatgttaaaattgttggctttcgaaagaatgatgaaaaaaggaaaaatgctattgataatctgaaaaatcataaaattgatttttgaagaaagaaaaagcagtgaaaagtttgcaaaaaaaaaatatgcgaaaaaaaaagccaaaaaaataaaggaaaaaataaagaaaaaaaagagaaaaaaaagaaagaaaaagcaagcagaaaaagccaatggccctttaaaccaaaaggcaagggtaaaataaaaaggatccaaggctttgagcatcagtggataggagggcccacagaaataaaatcctggcctaagcggctaaatcaagctgtccctaaccatgtgcttgtggcgtgaatgtatcaagtgaaaagcttgagactgagcggttaaagtcgtggtccaaaacaaTAAGAGTGtccttaagaactctggacacctctaattggggactctagcaaagctgagtcacaatttgaaaaggttcacccagttatgtgtctgtggcatttatgtatccggtggtaatactggaaaacaaaatgcttagggtcacggccaagactcataaagtcactgtgttcaagaatcaacatactgaactaggagaatcaataacactatctaaattctgagatcctatagatgccaatcattctaaacttcaaaggataaagtgagatgccaaaactgttcagaagcaaaaagctaatagttccgctcatctaattaagactgatcttcatagatgtttttggaattcattgtatattctcttctttttatcctatttaattttcagttgttcggggacaagcaacaatttaagtttggtgttgtgatgagcggataatttatacgctttttggcattgtttttaggtagtttttagtatgttttagtcagtttttattatatttttattagtttttattcaaaatttacatttctggactttactatgagtttgtgtatttttctgtgatttcaggtattttctggctgaaattgagggacctgagcaaaaatctgattcagaggctgaaaaaggactgcggatgctgttggattctgacctccctgcactcgaagtggattttctggagctacagaagcccaattggcacgctctcaattgcgtcagaaagtcgacatcctgggctttccagcaacatataatagtccatactttgcctaatatttgatggcccaaaccagcgttccaaatcagcataaaaattctggcgtcaaaacgccagaactggcataaaagctagagttaaacgctcaaactggcacaaaagctggcgtttaactccaagaaaactctctacacgtgaaagcttcaatgctcagcccaagcacacaccaagtgggtccggaagtggatttctgcatcatttactcatttttgtaaaccctaggctactagttctctataaataggaccttttgctattgtatttacacaCACTTTTTCATCTGGGAAATCTTTagttcatcttttgatctcttgatcacgctttgggaggctggcctcacggccatgcctgaaccttgttcttatatattttcaacggtggtgtTTCTACAtagcatagattaaggtgtggagctctgctgctcttcatgaattaatgcaaagtactattgtttttctattcaactgaagcctatttcttctctaagatattcattcgcacacaagaacatgatgaatgtgatgattatgtgacactcatcactcttctcacctatgaaggcgtgcctgacaaccacttctgttctacatgcaaacaatcttgaatgtgtatctcttgggtttctaatctaagattggaaccttcgtggtataggctagaattattggcggcaattcctgagatccggaaagtctaaaccttgtttgtggtattccgagtaggatctgggaagggatgactgtgacgagctttaaactcgcgagtgttgggcgtagtgacagacgcaaaaggatcaatggatcttattccaacatgttcgagaaccaacagatgattagccgtgcagtgacagcgcatttggaccatttttactgagaggacgggaggtagccattgataacggtgaaacccaacataaagcttgccatggaaaggagtatgaatgcttggatgaagacaataggaaagcagaagttcaggaggaacaaagcatcttcatacacttatctgaaattctcaccaatgaattacataagtatctctatcttattttatattttattcatcttttaattatcaattctccataaccatttgaatccgcctgactgagatttataagatgaccatagcttgcttcaagccgataatctccgtgggatcgacccttactcacgtaaagtttattacttggacgacccagtgcacttgctggttagttgtgcgaaattgtgaaaaagagttgagattacaattgtgcataccaagttgttggcgccattgatgatcacaatttcgtgcaaaagtgatgaacttgagaaaggagtcatagAAGTTAGTTTAGAGTTTCTCCTCTCATAATTCTCTTGGTCGATAGATtctgggttggtatgtgagatgtaaccacccTTGATTGAGACCCTGAGAGTTGTGTGGCATTGAAGATTAGTtgttgaacttcatctcttctcatgaccaattagatcacaacagtggcaattgattgtgttgagagaaattgagtcaccaagagattgggacccAATTACTTACAATCTGCCATGGATCTATCTTACATGATTcagaaggaattgatcaccatTAATTATTGAGAAATCAAcacctctgatccctaatgatctctctaatcattaatatttaattcTGTTCTCTTGAATTTCCTATTTTCCAATTCCAAATTCCCTTGTTTACATGCCTGCAATTTAGCCTTTCtaccatttacattcagcttttAATTacctgcaatttaagcttctgttaTTTACAATTCAGCCTTTATTTTCCTACCCTTTAAGTTTCTGCTTCTACATTCCAGTGTTtaattcagtctattttactttcagTCCTTTAAATTCCTTGTCAATTAATTCTCTGCAATTTATCTTCAAGTTACAAATCTTGAGAAATCACAAAATTGTTTGCCTAACTAGAAcatcatttaactaaagttgcttaatccaccaatcttcgtgggatcaacctcactctcggtgagttttattacttgatgtgacccggtatacttgtcaGTAGTACATACGTAAGAAATCTAATTTTCctatatcaagtttttggcaccgttgccagggattggtaaaggttaacaatgattaagttggtgcTAATCTAGATTaggcctttttcttttatttggttcaaagcacattaactgtttgacacttTGTGTCACCTAACCTTCTAACCACACTCTAGTATTAAAGTGTTCATTtttcatttggtttgtttgtgattgtgtATGTCAGGAGCAAGGAGAGAAGCATCTACATCTTTTGGTTCTGAGCCTGAAAGAACCCTCCGGAGACTTGAAacagaagcaagagggaagagggTAATTGGTGAAGAGAACTCAGAAGAAGAAAATCAAGTCATGGAGGACAACACGCATAACCCATATGAGGAGGTTGCTAACAACAATAGACAACCTGCTTGGAGGGTATTGGCCTCATACACCATTCCTAATCCCAGGAATTATGGAAGTAGCATACTCACTCCAAATgtccatgccaataactttgagttgaaacctcaactcatcactttggtatagaacaattgctcttatggagggggtactcttgaagacccaaatcaacacttgtCCACCTTTATGAGGATATGCGAAactgttaagacaaatggtgTGCACCCAGACATATACAAGCTATTGTTGTTCCCATTTTCTCTTAGGGATAAGGCATCTCAATGGCTGGAGACCTTTCCCAAGGAGAGCATCCATAACTGGGATGCTTTAGTGAGCAAGTTCCCAGCTAAGTTCTACCCACTTCAGAGAATTATCAAGTTAAAGACATAGGTGCAAACTTTCACATAGATGGATGGCGAGtcactctatgaggcatgggaaagatacaaagctTTGATAAGGAAGTGCAcacctgacatgtttagtgattgggttagACTCCAGAACTTCTACGAAGGTCTAACTTTGGAGGAAAGAAAGGCATTAGACTACTGTGCAAGAGGCTCACTCCAGATGATGAAAACAGctgaagaagctcaagatctaATAGACATTGtttccaacaatcaatatttctattCTTCTCAAAGGCAACGCAACCCAGCACCAAAGAAGGGTGTATTGGAGCTTGAGGGTGTAGACACTATATTGGCACAGAACAAATTGATGCATCAACAGATCCAATAGCAGATAGAGATGATGGCAAAAAGAATAAATGGTCTTCAGCTAGCTGTAGTAAGCACAGCAAGTAAACCTTCAAATGAATGGAGTCAATATGAATAAGGCAACACTAAGCAGCAACCAGAGCAAGTGCAGTACATGCATAACACCAcaaattcctcacaaaatgaCTTCCATGGTGATACATGTAAttcatcatggaggaatcatcctaacttgAGGTGGgatgaaaatcaaaatcaaaaccaaTGGCAGAGGAATCACAACTCCAACAACTCCCGCAACATAAACAACCAAAAAATTCATCCAATAACACTAAccaatacaagaaaccacaaaataCATATCAGCAACCCCACAACAATTCACAAGTCCATCATAATTACTTCTCCACACCACCATTCAACTCACAAAATACCCACCTCAATGTCCCAAACAACTTTCAGCAACAACAATCATACCCCGACATACCACCCATTGACCACCAGGAAACCAGGATCTCAAATCTTGAAGCAAACTTGAAAGCCCTTGCTCAAACTACACAAAGTTCAGCCAAAGGACAAGAGAGCCTAATTAAAGGATAAGAGCGACATGAGGCCACGATGAGGAATCTTGAaagacaagtgggacaattggctagacaagctgaacggccaactAATACCTTCCCAAGTGATACAATCCATAATGCAACGGAGGAATGTAAAGCTGTGCAGTTGAGAAGTGGCAAGATTGTTGGAGAAGACACAAAGGACATCAATGATGAAGCAACAAAGCCAAAAGAAGAGGACAAACTGGACAACAAGAAGGATAAAGAGGTACAAACCTCTAAGAAAGGCAAAGAAATTATGAAGCCACAACCAGAGGAAAAGAAGGAAGGAGTGAAGCCCTATGCACCCAAACTCCCTTACCCACAGAGGCTACACAAAGAAATGAGGGACCAACAATTCCCTAAATTTTTGGAAATCTTTAGGAAACTTGAAATTAACATTCCATTAGCTGAAGCCATGGAGCAGATGCCAttgtatgcaaagtttcttaaagaACTGAttaccaagaagagaagctggcagGAAAAAGAAACTGTGATCCTCACCCAAGAGTGTCGTATAATCATTCAAAAGGGacttccaccaaaactcaaggatccaggaagcttcCTTATACCATGCACTATTGGGAACATGTTCATTGATAAAgcactctgtgacctgggagcaagtatTAATCTAATGCCTCTAGCCATGAGGAAGAAATTGATGATAGAAGAGGTTAAGCCCACAAGGATGTCATTACAACTTGTTGACAGATCTCTCAATATACCAAATGGAGTAGTGGAGAACCTATTAATGAAAGTTGGAAAATTcatattcccagctgattttgtgatCTTGGACATGGATGAGGAAGGAAATAACTCAATCATCCTTGGAaaaccatttttggccactgctagagcaatCATTGATGTTGAAAAGGGAGAGATGGTTCTCAGAGTGCAGGAGGAGCAAATGGTTATCAATGTTTTCAAGGCAATGCAATATCCTACTGAGAAAGGAATTACATGAGAATCGACATGGTGGATACTCTGGTTGAAGAAGCACTTGAAGCAAACCAATATGGAGACCATAAGGAAGCTCAAGACGTACAAGGGGAAGATTCAAAAGTGACACAGTCACTGGAAAATTCAGGTGGAGTTAAGGAAGAAGGGGCATCAAAgcaagaattgaaacctctccctcctcaTCTCATGTATGCGTACTTTAGTGGAGAGGACAACCTTCCAGTCATCATTAATTCATCCTTGAGCACACAAGATGAAGCCAACTGATTGAGGTGTTGAAATCCACAAGACAGCTTTAGGGTGAACAATTGATGATATCAAGGGTATAAGCCCTGCTGtttgcatgcacaagatcttgctAGAAGAAGACTCAAAGCCAGTGGTACAACCCCAAAGGAGGCTtaacccaaccatgaaggaagtagttCAAAAGGAggtgatgaagctatggaatgctggAATCATTTATCCAATATCTGACAGCTCCTGGGTAAGCCCAGttcaagtagtgccaaagaaaaGTGGTATGACTGTCAtctttaatgagaagaatgaactcattcccacaaggacggtgacagggtggaggatgtgtattgattataggaggctgaatgatgccacaaggaaggaccacttccctctccccttcattgaccaaatgcttgaaagattggctggccatgcttactactgcttcttggatggatactcTGGATACAATTaaatagtggtggatcccaaggaccaagaaaagacctccttCACCTGTCCATTTAGAGTCTTCGCCTAcaagaggatgccctttgggctatgcaatgctccagcaactttttaaaggtgtatgctttccatattctctgacatggtagaaaaatttttagaggtatttatggatgactttttttattttggcaATTCCTTTGACACTTGCTTACATCATCTAACctttgttttaaaaagatgtcaagaaactaatttgtttttgaattgggagaaatgccatttcatggtacctgagGGAATTGTTCTTGGACATAAGATTTCAAAtaagggtatagaagttgacaaagcTAAGATAGAGATCATAGAAAGGCTTCCTGTACCAGTTAATGTAAAAGCAGtaagaagtttcttggggcatgcaggtttttataggagattcatcaaagatttttcaaaaatagctaaacCACTAAGCAACTTGTTGGTGGTTGACAAcccttatattttttatgatagttGTAAGAATGCTTttgaaacattaaaaaataagctcactacagcaccaatcatcacacccccagattgggaaatgccttttgaactcatgtgtgatgcaagtgattttGCCATTGGTGCTGTATTGGGACAAAACAAGGATAAGCTGCACCATGTCATCTACTACACAAGTAAGGTGTTAAtgaagcacaaaaaaattataccaccatagaaaaggaactcttggcaattgtatatgcatttgataaaatTAGACAATACTTTATTGGTTCAAAAGTtgtagtgtatactgaccatgctgcactcaagtatctcatgtctaaGCAGGATGCCAAGCCAAGGCTTATCAGGTGGGTGCTATTGCTACAATAGTTTGATATTGAAGTAAGGGACAGGAGAGGAAGTGAGAACCAAGTTGCAGACTGTTCATGCCCTGGATCGAGCTGTACGACTCAGGCTGATAAAAGGACAAGTCGACCGATTCGGGTCTGGAAattcccgacctcttctcaaagagctcggccaaatcaccggAGAAGCCCAAAGAAGGCCCAAATGAAGGAACccagcccaaatctaaaggcagctaaatcctagaaagataaaggcggttccccttaaagataagacgACTTCActcaaaaataagataagataactatcttatctccagaaaggtcactccaaaaaattataaatacactggagcactcaggtataactcaaactctgattctacaaaaaaaactgcctaaagcacgtgctaacttaagcattggagtctcttgcaagtaccaccaccctccggtgatgaaggatcagcaacACCACCaagttcaacaagtcggacacaacagctccggccaccatcacGAAACttgtctgagatcgacctacagtttcaggtaaccctcggaacattggcgtcgttgccggagaACCtaaaagtcatcccatcatcatgatggacaaccttgacaacgaccatgacTCTGATCGAGAAAATAGGACGCCACATAAGATCGCGAACACCATACCAAAAGATGCATCTCAACCAAATAAAGACAAAAATTTGCCAAGTACATAAATCATGGAGGcactacaagctcaacaaaaccGTCTCCAACAACTCAAAAAAGAAGCCGAGCATCAACGGAAAGACGAGAGGGACCTTCGAAGAGAAACCAGATGGCGCCGAGAACTAGAGGATAAGCTCCAAAAGCTCGAGGCAGATCTAAAAACCAAAACCACTCAAATCGGTCACGATGACAACCCCCACAAAGATCAAAATCccttcaccaaagaaatcatgaaagctaaagttccaatgtatttcaaagctcctgacatgacctCATATGACAGAACCTCcaatccaagccatcatctcagcaattttcagaagtagaatgtatctcactgatgCCTCGGATGCTatttcgatgcaaagccttcctgaCTACTCTGACAAAGACAGTAATTAAGTGGTTTGACAGTTTGCCTCCTAGATCTATCACAAGTTTTGATGACTTAGCCAAGAaatttctggccagattctctatccagagggacaaagccaaacacgcccagagcctattagggatcaatcaaagagatcgggagagtcttcgcaactacatggaaaaattcaacaaggcatgcctggacatacaaagcctaccaacagaagtagccatcatgggtctcatcaatggcctgcgagaagggccttcagtcactccatatcaaagaaacacccaacatctttaaatgaagtgcaagaacgggcagagaagtatattaacatggaagaaaatacTCGGCTAGGAGAGACCACAAAACCCGGATTCTCTTACTCCTCcagggataaggataaagagtctaagaaaaaagaagatcaacacgGAGAGAAGCttaagaaataccacaattacacccctctctgggtgtctcttgtggatgtttaccaaGAAGTGTGCCACACTAAGAAGATTCCACCACCTTggccaatcaaaagcaaaaaaggagggggAAATCGGatagaatattgtgaataccatcgaatctatcgACATCCTatcaacgagtgcttcgacttgaagaatgtcatagaaaaactggtgAGAAAGgggagactagatcggtacttagccagcaaGACGGATGaacccagaaaaagaagaagggacgaagaggtcggacgagcagACTGACCACCTCACACCCTAGAGAGACACatccacatgataaatggaggatttacgggaggaggaatctccaaattatCTCGCAAAAGGCACCTTAAAGAAGTGTATCATGTCGAAGGAGGAGAAGGACCACCCGTCTTCTCTACTATTACTTTCACCCAAGAAGACGCGGCAGACATCATCCCGAGACCTTATGATCCTATGGTTACTactatcatattggcaaacgcgaatctccatcgcacactggtggaccaaggaagctcggcagaTATCTTGTTTGAACCCGCCTTCGATTGTAACGACCCAACAtccaatacgtcatgatcgtaccaaaagtaaggagttactaacctatttcttttattaactgtttaatattgagcctttagttcgatatcgcgtttctattttatagaaaattccaaaaaattttgtttttattaattaaaatcatatagcaaacatcacccagtaataataatcacataattattaataataatatctgtcatacaaaagatttcaaataaaactcagatacaaatcctatccctctgtataaaataaaaatgttaagcAATAAGAGTGAGGGAACTCTATGAATGTAACTTAACTCATAAGTAAATTCTATAATCTCTCgtagcttcaaactgagtcttcgaatctgtgtcactgaaaggtggaagattttggggtgagaacaaaccacacattctcagtagggaatgggaatgccgtaaaagtaattattaacatgcaaataattaacatactcaaggaaactatatttttatcaaacctttttgaaaatactattcttggttttaatttaactaattatttacctcTTTCAAAAAAATCTAAGCTCAaaacaaattccaaaatataaaactGGTCACGTTGAGCATTTTCTCAACcacataattaattttcaatcacaacGTCAATTCTTAATCATCATCGTACATTCACCAACTAATAGCACTaacaagagattcaattcaacacacaaacaagtcacagcaaggcaaacagcacaatcacagggaagtacaacgagcaaacccaatcaaatgcaaatgcacacacaaggatgatgcatgtctagccctagtgcaggtaatgagctcatttgtcggttacatacccgctcccgacgttatccggagtcctctgaccaggtaatgcttccctgttggcaatgcccctcgcaagagtcctttgacttgtgaggcaaaccactgcaagagtcctttgacttgcatggcggagctagttaacttatatctgcccaacacactctctgtaagagtcctttgacttacaggaacatacacacactctcactgtaagagtcctttgacttacaggaggatacacacactctcactgtaagagtcctttcaCTTACAGGAGTACATGCTAGTCGTgtgttctcgatacctctgtaagagtcctctgacttacagaatagcattatagttaagtatcccaggaaagcactctcagtggtcgtaccaccatctatctgactgccttcacgcagcagatcatcacataatcattctcattaatcatcattcattatcattctcattattcatcatcattttcacattcttatgcagtacctctttctttctctattcaatcatactatacaaactttacatctctcacttttacaacatcttggctcaaaccatttctctttatcattcgGATTCGAACCTTATAAATTCACCAAACTCCTGAAAATTAATCCTTTATTTCAAtcttaaaacataattcttttcatatTAAATCAATCTTGGAATATAGtttatttcttaaataatttaattttgaaacataAACCTTTCTTTTGTAagtcaaaattaaaatagaataatttttttcttcactAAATAAAGCTTAAATAATATCATTTTCCGAATCTaaatcttctaaaataacttctcaaataaaacctcatattttacaaaattccggcagcacctcccctaaaactcggacttagccacccttacaggTTCCTTCTTTCTCAACAAATCACCAGCCCTTTTATCAGTAGTTATCACAACAACAAAATCTCAATAATCATTTCATCATAAATCAGTTTAACGATCGACATTCTAACATCAATTACAATCAGAGTTTTCATAAACTATTCTTTAAAAGTAAATTAATCCAGCTTCGAAAATTCATAACTAATATTCCAAACACCATACTTTCATATTTCCaattatttttaaagttatttaGTTATTAGCAATGTTACCAATTTATTCTAAAGATCATACTTTAAGAAAATACTTTAGTAATCAACCTTCAATCCTTTAACCGTTCTCAAAATCAACTTTGGTTAAccttaaattaacaataataaccaACTCAATATAATCAACTAAAATCTGAATTTCCAACACCTGTGAAGTAATCAGAAGGCAGTCACAATTAAACCATTATCACAACAATTCCAAACCGAGCACAAACTTGAATCAGTTCAACACTCAGTATAATATTATCCAGTCAAATTAACATATCCAGTAACCAATAATTTCTCAAACAAGCTTGCAACAATATCCACCATCATCAATTACATTTCAATTTCACAACTAAATCAAGAAATCAGCATAACCAGGAATTCGAATAATTAGTCACtttcaaacaattcaatcatggCTCACAAATCACAATTCACAG harbors:
- the LOC112742587 gene encoding uncharacterized protein — protein: MRNLERQVGQLARQAERPTNTFPSDTIHNATEECKAVQLRSGKIVGEDTKDINDEATKPKEEDKLDNKKDKEVQTSKKGKEIMKPQPEEKKEGVKPYAPKLPYPQRLHKEMRDQQFPKFLEIFRKLEINIPLAEAMEQMPLYAKFLKELITKKRSWQEKETVILTQECRIIIQKGLPPKLKDPGSFLIPCTIGNMFIDKALCDLGASINLMPLAMRKKLMIEEVKPTRMSLQLVDRSLNIPNGVVENLLMKVGKFIFPADFVILDMDEEGNNSIILGKPFLATARAIIDVEKGEMVLRVQEEQMVINVFKAMQYPTEKGIT